One stretch of Scophthalmus maximus strain ysfricsl-2021 chromosome 12, ASM2237912v1, whole genome shotgun sequence DNA includes these proteins:
- the si:dkey-171c9.3 gene encoding uncharacterized protein si:dkey-171c9.3 isoform X2: MQAASADWRAPEPDLGNQGIPADLGRSARNAGAVETFAQNMAENVFLSSMSQLEVDPEVGSGPGGGFLSVDTEMDPVQELQTFKDLHLHQPPLYQSGLPVVGSLDYPDAPPTTPLLPELERSRHSFARKLKGGLAKVFLPSPPPPTPKEAEDGAGPVGGPRAELMEHLMDSLSADDLARRCFEVGAKVEAFAEALSCYIIDRVLSASSGEQRADDEDLHLLAHRLAGSIITSSLDEAEISV; the protein is encoded by the exons ATGCAGGCGGCGAGTGCGGATTGGCGGGCGCCAGAGCCCGATCTGGGAAACCAGGGCATTCCCGCAGACCTCGGGAGAAGCGCCCGAAACGCCGGGGCTGTTGAGACGTTTGCCCAGAATATGGCAGAGAACGTATTCCTGTCATCTATGAGCCAGCTGGAAGTGGACCCGGAGGT CGGATCTGGACCAGGGGGAGGCTTTTTGAGCGTGGACACAGAGATGGATCCAGTTCAAGAACTCCAGACGTTCAAAGACCTCCACCTGCACCAGCCGCCGCTGTACCAGTCCGGGCTGCCCGTCGTGGGATCCCTCGACTACCCCGACGCCCCTCCGACCACGCCCCTCCTCCCCGAGCTCGAGAGGAGCCGACACAGCTTCGCCCGGAAGCTGAAGGGCGGCCTGGCGAAGGTCTTCCTGCCCTCGCCTCCTCCGCCAACCCcaaaggaggcggaggacggCGCTGGCCCCGTCGGCGGCCCACGGGCGGAGTTAATGGAGCATCTGATGGACTCGCTGTCCGCAGATGATTTGGCGAGACGCTGCTTTGAAGTCGGAGCCAAGGTGGAGGCTTTCGCAGAGGCTCTTTCATGTTACATCATAGACCGGGTCCTAAGTGCCAGCAgcggagagcagagagcagatgaTGAGGATCTTCATCTACTCGCCCACCGACTGGCCGGATccatcatcacctcctcccttGATGAAGCTGAAATATCTGTCTAG
- the si:dkey-171c9.3 gene encoding uncharacterized protein si:dkey-171c9.3 isoform X1 produces the protein MQAASADWRAPEPDLGNQGIPADLGRSARNAGAVETFAQNMAENVFLSSMSQLEVDPEVSGSDPDQQILAGELASAVIEIALREVSGRGSPSSRSAGAKTDDGQAEELDGSGPGGGFLSVDTEMDPVQELQTFKDLHLHQPPLYQSGLPVVGSLDYPDAPPTTPLLPELERSRHSFARKLKGGLAKVFLPSPPPPTPKEAEDGAGPVGGPRAELMEHLMDSLSADDLARRCFEVGAKVEAFAEALSCYIIDRVLSASSGEQRADDEDLHLLAHRLAGSIITSSLDEAEISV, from the coding sequence ATGCAGGCGGCGAGTGCGGATTGGCGGGCGCCAGAGCCCGATCTGGGAAACCAGGGCATTCCCGCAGACCTCGGGAGAAGCGCCCGAAACGCCGGGGCTGTTGAGACGTTTGCCCAGAATATGGCAGAGAACGTATTCCTGTCATCTATGAGCCAGCTGGAAGTGGACCCGGAGGTGTCCGGTTCTGATCCAGACCAGCAGATATTAGCTGGAGAGTTAGCGTCAGCAGTGATTGAGATTGCTCTGAGGGAAGTGAGCGGCCGGGGTTCCCCGAGTTCAAGATCCGCCGGGGCGAAGACGGACGACGGACAGGCTGAAGAACTGGACGGATCTGGACCAGGGGGAGGCTTTTTGAGCGTGGACACAGAGATGGATCCAGTTCAAGAACTCCAGACGTTCAAAGACCTCCACCTGCACCAGCCGCCGCTGTACCAGTCCGGGCTGCCCGTCGTGGGATCCCTCGACTACCCCGACGCCCCTCCGACCACGCCCCTCCTCCCCGAGCTCGAGAGGAGCCGACACAGCTTCGCCCGGAAGCTGAAGGGCGGCCTGGCGAAGGTCTTCCTGCCCTCGCCTCCTCCGCCAACCCcaaaggaggcggaggacggCGCTGGCCCCGTCGGCGGCCCACGGGCGGAGTTAATGGAGCATCTGATGGACTCGCTGTCCGCAGATGATTTGGCGAGACGCTGCTTTGAAGTCGGAGCCAAGGTGGAGGCTTTCGCAGAGGCTCTTTCATGTTACATCATAGACCGGGTCCTAAGTGCCAGCAgcggagagcagagagcagatgaTGAGGATCTTCATCTACTCGCCCACCGACTGGCCGGATccatcatcacctcctcccttGATGAAGCTGAAATATCTGTCTAG